Proteins encoded within one genomic window of Phototrophicus methaneseepsis:
- a CDS encoding response regulator transcription factor encodes MVSNQPTANVLVVDDEGANRYSVSKTLQRVGYMVSESASGEEALELLTSQEFDVVLTDIRMQGIDGVELLRRVKEASPDAIVILMTGYASLGTAVEALRLGAHDYLIKPSSSQDIRQSVARGIERARNLKRRRRLLDTIKSDVFELTRADIEASNAALSATPTVDRDEIDYRQSMPDTNGSTMKLGPLTVYPGRYQISVDDKPIDLTPTEFDLLLYLAAHRGRVVPCHELVREVRGYTVDESEAREVIRPHVSNLRRKLKSAGQGTDLIVNVRGIGYRLSERAAGD; translated from the coding sequence ATGGTTTCAAATCAGCCTACTGCCAATGTCTTGGTCGTAGATGATGAAGGGGCAAACCGATACTCTGTCAGCAAAACGCTGCAGCGTGTTGGTTATATGGTGAGTGAATCTGCCAGCGGTGAAGAAGCCCTGGAACTACTCACCAGCCAGGAATTCGATGTGGTTCTGACCGACATCCGTATGCAGGGAATTGACGGTGTAGAGCTGCTTCGCCGGGTTAAAGAAGCATCGCCAGATGCCATTGTGATCTTGATGACGGGCTATGCCAGCCTCGGGACGGCTGTCGAAGCGCTTCGTCTGGGTGCGCATGATTACCTGATTAAGCCCAGTTCAAGCCAGGATATTCGCCAGAGTGTCGCACGCGGTATTGAGCGTGCGCGCAACCTTAAGCGCCGTCGGCGTTTGCTGGATACGATTAAATCCGATGTGTTTGAACTGACGCGCGCCGATATCGAAGCTTCGAACGCCGCGCTCAGCGCAACGCCGACGGTTGACCGCGATGAAATTGATTATCGCCAGTCCATGCCGGATACAAACGGCAGCACCATGAAGCTTGGCCCTCTGACGGTATACCCGGGACGGTACCAGATTTCGGTTGATGACAAGCCGATTGATTTGACGCCTACAGAATTTGACTTGCTGTTGTACCTTGCAGCCCATCGTGGCCGGGTTGTGCCTTGTCATGAACTCGTGCGCGAGGTGCGTGGTTATACAGTCGATGAGAGTGAAGCGCGTGAGGTGATCCGTCCACACGTCAGTAACTTGCGCCGTAAGCTGAAATCAGCAGGACAGGGTACAGATTTGATCGTCAACGTGCGTGGCATTGGCTATCGCCTAAGCGAGCGCGCCGCAGGCGATTAG
- the tilS gene encoding tRNA lysidine(34) synthetase TilS, translating to MIPQTVLNVLEQYKRRSPDVIYVLAVSGGLDSLALLHICAKLGETSSIQYHVATLDHGLRGQAGADDAAFVVQTAQQLGLPVTQHTADVPGYAAEHHLSIELAARMLRYDFLASVVQKVGQGAVVTAHHADDQAESILLHIMRGSGLRGLRGMQTISQVPGHTGITLLRPLLSVSRAELEAYCRQHQLVPRQDTTNADTTYTRNAVRHLIMPQLRVLNPQVAQALSQLAESATVDEAYLQAQFERDIQPHCQRTGDRIAIALSSFTTWHPAMQRRAILFAVGQLAPDSDLSHERILAAVDVANRGQVGQVSEFSQGWRMRVGYASLFFEHGDMALPLGDYVQMAHDVIEVVVNGRTPIAPGIGLHTSTEPHPTGFAVALPEGMELILRVRRPGDVVQPPGLFGKHRKLKKWLIDRKVPQHVRDRLPLLALSGSIKERIVAALLPDGWYYLAMQADTEIHHKTVWIWLEKEL from the coding sequence ATGATCCCGCAAACTGTACTCAACGTTTTAGAACAATACAAGCGCCGTTCACCTGACGTTATCTATGTCTTGGCGGTGTCAGGCGGCCTGGATTCGCTCGCTCTGCTGCATATTTGTGCAAAATTAGGCGAGACGTCTTCTATTCAATACCATGTCGCCACCCTGGATCATGGCTTGCGCGGGCAAGCCGGGGCCGATGATGCCGCTTTTGTCGTGCAGACGGCCCAGCAGCTTGGCTTACCCGTCACGCAGCATACAGCCGATGTTCCAGGCTATGCTGCTGAGCATCACCTGAGTATTGAACTGGCAGCACGCATGTTACGATACGATTTTCTCGCTTCTGTGGTGCAAAAAGTCGGCCAGGGCGCTGTTGTCACGGCACACCACGCTGATGATCAAGCAGAGAGTATATTACTACATATTATGCGTGGATCGGGCTTACGCGGTCTGCGTGGCATGCAGACCATAAGTCAGGTGCCAGGCCACACGGGAATAACCCTGCTGCGTCCATTGCTGAGCGTATCCCGTGCTGAACTAGAAGCTTATTGCAGACAGCATCAACTTGTGCCGCGTCAGGATACTACCAATGCGGATACAACTTATACACGCAATGCTGTCCGTCACCTGATTATGCCGCAACTGCGGGTGCTGAATCCCCAGGTTGCTCAGGCGCTCTCTCAATTGGCTGAATCTGCGACTGTCGATGAGGCTTATCTCCAGGCGCAGTTCGAGCGCGATATACAGCCTCACTGCCAGCGTACAGGGGACCGTATAGCGATTGCATTAAGTTCGTTCACAACCTGGCATCCGGCGATGCAGCGCCGTGCGATCTTGTTTGCCGTTGGGCAGTTGGCCCCGGATAGTGATCTCAGCCACGAGCGCATTCTAGCAGCCGTTGATGTTGCCAATCGCGGCCAGGTCGGGCAGGTGAGCGAGTTTAGCCAGGGCTGGCGGATGCGCGTTGGATATGCGTCATTATTTTTTGAGCATGGCGATATGGCGCTGCCGTTAGGCGATTATGTGCAGATGGCCCATGATGTCATTGAGGTGGTTGTAAATGGGCGAACCCCTATTGCACCAGGGATTGGCCTGCATACGTCAACGGAGCCTCATCCAACCGGGTTCGCTGTTGCGCTGCCAGAAGGTATGGAGCTGATATTACGTGTGAGGCGTCCAGGGGATGTTGTTCAGCCCCCAGGATTATTTGGCAAGCATCGCAAGCTCAAAAAGTGGTTAATTGACCGCAAAGTCCCTCAACATGTGCGTGATCGGCTGCCTCTGCTGGCACTTAGCGGAAGTATTAAGGAAAGAATTGTCGCAGCCTTGCTGCCAGATGGGTGGTATTACTTAGCAATGCAAGCCGATACGGAAATTCATCACAAAACCGTATGGATATGGTTAGAAAAAGAGCTGTAA
- a CDS encoding rod shape-determining protein — translation MLSPLDYFFGLFSLDIGIDLGTAYTLVYVRGKGIVINEPSFVALNRRTREPIEVGARAKEMWSKNPKDILIVRPLRDGVISEYDITARMLDYLIRKAHEQSWVPIPRPRVVVGIPTGVTEVEKRAVIEATIDAGAREARLIEEPVAAAVGAGLPVLETRGSMIVDIGGGTTEVALFSLGGVVISRSIRVAGDEMDEDIVQYMRNKHNLLIGEPTAEKVKMEIGSAFPLPQELTYNVKGRNLTTGLPDAVEVSSIEIREAISGSVNILIDTVKDALDDTPPELVADLMESGICIAGGGALLKGIASRISQEVNIRAYIADDPMTCVARGAGRILEDYNNLSRLLVGPERGSTHH, via the coding sequence GTGCTAAGTCCACTCGATTATTTTTTTGGCTTATTTTCACTAGACATCGGCATCGACCTCGGCACCGCCTATACCCTGGTTTATGTGCGGGGTAAGGGGATTGTCATCAATGAGCCTTCATTTGTGGCCTTGAATAGGCGCACGCGTGAACCCATTGAGGTTGGTGCACGCGCCAAAGAGATGTGGAGCAAGAACCCCAAAGACATCCTCATTGTACGGCCATTACGAGATGGTGTCATCAGCGAATACGACATCACCGCCCGTATGCTGGATTATCTCATCCGCAAGGCACACGAGCAAAGTTGGGTACCGATCCCACGCCCGCGCGTCGTTGTTGGCATCCCAACAGGCGTTACAGAAGTTGAAAAGCGCGCTGTTATCGAAGCCACAATTGATGCAGGCGCACGTGAAGCACGGTTAATCGAAGAACCTGTCGCGGCGGCTGTGGGTGCGGGCCTCCCTGTGTTAGAAACACGTGGCAGCATGATCGTTGATATTGGCGGTGGCACGACAGAAGTCGCGCTCTTCTCGCTTGGTGGCGTCGTGATCAGCCGTTCAATCCGTGTCGCAGGCGATGAAATGGACGAAGACATCGTCCAGTATATGCGTAACAAGCATAATCTGCTTATCGGCGAGCCTACTGCTGAAAAAGTCAAAATGGAAATTGGCTCCGCCTTCCCGCTGCCCCAAGAGCTCACGTATAACGTTAAAGGTCGCAACCTGACCACAGGCCTACCGGATGCTGTCGAAGTCAGTTCGATTGAAATTCGGGAAGCAATCAGCGGCTCTGTGAACATCCTGATCGATACGGTAAAGGATGCCCTTGATGATACGCCGCCGGAACTGGTAGCGGATCTTATGGAAAGTGGTATTTGTATCGCAGGTGGTGGCGCTTTGTTGAAGGGTATCGCTTCGCGCATTAGCCAGGAAGTCAACATTCGCGCCTACATTGCTGACGACCCGATGACATGCGTTGCCCGTGGCGCTGGGCGCATTCTGGAAGATTATAATAACCTGAGCCGGTTGCTCGTCGGCCCAGAGCGAGGCAGCACACACCATTAG